The proteins below are encoded in one region of Drosophila santomea strain STO CAGO 1482 chromosome 3R, Prin_Dsan_1.1, whole genome shotgun sequence:
- the LOC120454121 gene encoding uncharacterized protein LOC120454121 isoform X1 → MSSPRTEDDNANDMVASSDSERENEDLALLKLVLRKLNVNDQTLLHRHVGQIPDALHMLWRLQHPRLNFEFMQRKLRRSDLELFLQEMIRDIPSIKFRSEHLQEELNILERANIGRLLHVKCCAITWDNSPSKTKTKFPLWPFLALPRLMSNLTDLAIYCPVQDCFIDQFGKLEALTIAGEISTPAMEAIYLSGAPLKTLDLPGPHTYPIRGISHCKHLCNLLVHLDTFFAGQSEILQLPRLAELRITEIQANKDITKALSNVVQEKCNELVGIKIDCSFADHAKFLSKLALDRCMNLTALELSNCIFEYQDMAELCFPVGITYAQFANCPDLTDEQLLDFIKANTKLEELILDQCPELTQNLLHGVLKVRSSGTKQVSLLLSVGRSPDLWDSYQQNLNYWARKESILKMESVQSHDLDDIVMNFEITKDFPEN, encoded by the exons atgtcttcTCCAAGAACGGAAGATGATAATGCCAACGACATGGTGGCAAGCAGTGATTCAGAGCGAGAAAACGAGGATCTGGCCCTGCTGAAACTGGTTCTCAGGAAGCTGAATGTCAATGATCAGACTCTGCTCCACCGCCATGTTGGCCAAATTCCGGATGCCCTTCACATGCTGTGGAGGTTGCAACATCCACGGCTGAACTTCGAGTTCATGCAACGGAAACTGCGCAGATCCGACTTGGAGCTGTTTCTACAGGAAATGATCAGAGATATTCCCAGCATTAAGTTCCGCAGTGAGCACTTGCAGGAAGAGCTGAACATCCTGGAAAGGGCTAATATTGGACGTCTGCTCCACGTGAAATGTTGTGCCATTACCTGGGATAATTCGCCGagcaaaacgaaaaccaaattcCCTCTTTGGCCATTTCTCGCCCTACCACGACTGATGAGCAACCTGACCGATCTTGCTATATATTGCCCGGTCCAGGACTGCTTCATTGACCAGTTTGGCAAATTGGAAGCCTTGACGATCGCAGGGGAGATTTCTACACCAGCTATGGAGGCCATCTACTTGAGTGGCGCACCACTGAAGACATTGGATCTGCCCGGTCCTCATACATATCCAATACGGGGAATCTCACACTGCAAACATCTGTGCAATTTATTGGTGCACCTCGACACTTTTTTTGCCGGTCAAAGTGAGATTCTTCAGTTGCCACGGCTTGCGGAGCTGAGAATCACCGAGATTCAAGCAAACAAGGACATAACAAAAGCCCTATCTAATGTGGTACAGGAAAAATGCAATGAGCTCGTGGGCATTAAAATTGATTGCAGCTTTGCAGATCATGCGAAATTCCTAAGTAAGTTGGCGCTAGATCGCTGTATGAACCTGACTGCACTGGAGTTGTCCAATTGCATTTTCGAGTACCAGGACATGGCCGAGTTGTGTTTCCCCGTTGGCATAACCTATGCTCAGTTCGCCAACTGCCCAGATCTCACTGACGAACAGCTTTTGGACTTCATAAAGGCTAATACCAAACTAGAGGAGCTGATCCTCGATCAGTGCCCAGAACTGACGCAAAATCTACTTCATGGTGTTCTGAAAGTGCGCAGCAGTGGTACTAAACAGGTGAGCTTGTTACTCAGTGTCGGGAGAAGTCCTGATCTGTGGGATTCATATCAACAGAAC TTGAATTATTGGGCCCGAAAGGAATCTATTCTCAAAATGGAAAGCGTTCAAAGTCATGACTTGGATGATATTGTCATGAACTTTGAAATAACTAAAGATTTTCCTGAAAATTAA
- the LOC120454121 gene encoding uncharacterized protein LOC120454121 isoform X2: MSSPRTEDDNANDMVASSDSERENEDLALLKLVLRKLNVNDQTLLHRHVGQIPDALHMLWRLQHPRLNFEFMQRKLRRSDLELFLQEMIRDIPSIKFRSEHLQEELNILERANIGRLLHVKCCAITWDNSPSKTKTKFPLWPFLALPRLMSNLTDLAIYCPVQDCFIDQFGKLEALTIAGEISTPAMEAIYLSGAPLKTLDLPGPHTYPIRGISHCKHLCNLLVHLDTFFAGQSEILQLPRLAELRITEIQANKDITKALSNVVQEKCNELVGIKIDCSFADHAKFLSKLALDRCMNLTALELSNCIFEYQDMAELSFGLHKG; encoded by the exons atgtcttcTCCAAGAACGGAAGATGATAATGCCAACGACATGGTGGCAAGCAGTGATTCAGAGCGAGAAAACGAGGATCTGGCCCTGCTGAAACTGGTTCTCAGGAAGCTGAATGTCAATGATCAGACTCTGCTCCACCGCCATGTTGGCCAAATTCCGGATGCCCTTCACATGCTGTGGAGGTTGCAACATCCACGGCTGAACTTCGAGTTCATGCAACGGAAACTGCGCAGATCCGACTTGGAGCTGTTTCTACAGGAAATGATCAGAGATATTCCCAGCATTAAGTTCCGCAGTGAGCACTTGCAGGAAGAGCTGAACATCCTGGAAAGGGCTAATATTGGACGTCTGCTCCACGTGAAATGTTGTGCCATTACCTGGGATAATTCGCCGagcaaaacgaaaaccaaattcCCTCTTTGGCCATTTCTCGCCCTACCACGACTGATGAGCAACCTGACCGATCTTGCTATATATTGCCCGGTCCAGGACTGCTTCATTGACCAGTTTGGCAAATTGGAAGCCTTGACGATCGCAGGGGAGATTTCTACACCAGCTATGGAGGCCATCTACTTGAGTGGCGCACCACTGAAGACATTGGATCTGCCCGGTCCTCATACATATCCAATACGGGGAATCTCACACTGCAAACATCTGTGCAATTTATTGGTGCACCTCGACACTTTTTTTGCCGGTCAAAGTGAGATTCTTCAGTTGCCACGGCTTGCGGAGCTGAGAATCACCGAGATTCAAGCAAACAAGGACATAACAAAAGCCCTATCTAATGTGGTACAGGAAAAATGCAATGAGCTCGTGGGCATTAAAATTGATTGCAGCTTTGCAGATCATGCGAAATTCCTAAGTAAGTTGGCGCTAGATCGCTGTATGAACCTGACTGCACTGGAGTTGTCCAATTGCATTTTCGAGTACCAGGACATGGCCGAGTTGT CTTTTGGACTTCATAAAGGCTAA
- the LOC120452268 gene encoding uncharacterized protein LOC120452268 has protein sequence MKVYLYQMRPVLFLFYGVETTVNMFVMYFQLKAFVFVNLTTMEWADALLHYFYMAYFYIYTMVTLFASLNLCTGHRTSIVEEVVRPLVGFVLYTIVSLMALRDAETDFYVWYDEKQRGDILYPEKPLHPFFGSLRDQATACLVASVISLLHCLIALDVLLSNDDSEDERKASDSSDDVVDEVDYVPVRLYVLGGVVQRWLEQFDWFQDFTQRGVTDI, from the coding sequence ATGAAGGTCTATTTGTATCAGATGCGCCCGGTGCTCTTTCTGTTCTACGGTGTGGAGACCACGGTCAACATGTTTGTGATGTACTTCCAACTGAAGGCATTTGTGTTCGTCAACTTGACCACGATGGAATGGGCCGATGCTCTGTTGCATTACTTTTATATGGCCTACTTCTACATATACACGATGGTAACTCTCTTTGCCAGCTTAAACCTGTGCACCGGCCATCGCACTTCGATCGTCGAGGAGGTGGTGCGTCCTCTGGTCGGATTTGTTCTATATACGATTGTTTCCCTGATGGCACTGCGCGATGCCGAGACGGATTTCTACGTATGGTATGACGAGAAGCAAAGGGGGGATATATTGTACCCAGAGAAGCCCCTCCATCCGTTCTTCGGAAGTCTGCGGGACCAGGCCACGGCCTGTTTGGTGGCCAGTGTCATCAGCCTGCTGCACTGCCTCATTGCCCTGGATGTCCTGCTGTCGAATGACGACTCGGAAGACGAGCGTAAGGCATCCGACTCCTCCGACGATGTTGTCGACGAGGTCGACTATGTCCCGGTGCGTCTTTACGTCCTCGGCGGAGTTGTGCAACGCTGGCTCGAGCAGTTCGACTGGTTCCAGGACTTTACCCAAAGGGGAGTCACGGATATCTGA
- the LOC120451533 gene encoding protein TAPT1 homolog, whose amino-acid sequence MNTTLNSAGSKRHLRFRGDVTGSRVEELHHQQEELKQKAPLTQDDVAATPTAPTAATAGSAQQRLQNGPAETCTNTFYDFFKVEMTRGYMLEHDEERYSARRQKIYSFMRIPRDLERFMVYGIMQCADSFLYIHTFLPVRFVMAIWALVSRTVARIFRLRSSGQRLLSPAEICDLLKGVIWMTVTLIMLLVDTNRVYHIIKSQSIIKLYIFYNMLEVGDRLLSAFGQDTIDALFWTATEPKNSKREHFGVLTHVLFTLIYVFLHSGLIMFQATCLNVAVNSNNKGLLTIMISNNFVELKGSVFKKFDKNNLFQLTCSDVRERFHLSVLLFIVVIQTMKEFDWSITQFCVMLPDCFAVLFTEILIDWVKHAFITRFNELPESIYREYTTSLAYDMTQTRQKHAFSDHSDLVARRMGFIPFPLAVVLIKAIYTAVSFENLAAWLLFLLAYLFAMGLRICLTICALGKACKLMKEHQTERNSSTPSSMTNVPVIGTAAPVSTASTGGQNHNNNINNNNSIGSKPAQVTTLLTPPSAGHLDVSKNFSRASIASTSTPKKAASEQELDVTNSLELGATALFSNSDVDLDDVCLNEQVTNTNASSAVQEVYQEQDLVRSQPDLMLLNSSGDGEASPKAKQVTQRLPKRTHKRSESEPGIPSMMEKGGTSGPAGGNQTTQL is encoded by the exons ATGAACACCACACTCAATTCCGCGGGCAGCAAGCGGCATCTGCGCTTTCGCGGCGACGTTACCGGCAGCCGAGTGGAGGAACTGCATCACCAGCAGGAGGAGCTCAAGCAAAAGGCGCCGCTCACCCAGGATGACGTTGCAGCGACGCCGACTGCGCCGACTGCGGCGACAGCGGGCTCAGCGCAGCAGCGACTGCAGAACG GACCCGCAGAGACCTGCACAAACACATTCTACGACTTCTTCAAAGTGGAGATGACACGCGGCTACATGCTGGAGCACGACGAGGAGCGCTATTCGGCACGAAGGCAGAAGATCTACAGTTTCATGCGCATTCCGCGGGATCTGGAGCGGTTCATGGTGTACGGGATAATGCAGTGCGCCGACTCCTTCCTCTACATTCACACTTTTCTGCCCGTCCGATTTGTGATGGCCATTTGGGCCTTGGTTTCCAGGACGGTAGCACGGATTTTTCGACTTCGCAGCAGCGGACAAAGGCTGCTGTCGCCGGCGGAAATCTGTGATCTGCTAAAGGGCGTCATCTGGATGACGGTGACGCTGATAATGCTCCTAGTGGACACGAACAGGGTGTACCACATCATCAAGTCGCAGTCGATCATCAAGCTGTATATATTCTACAACATGCTGGAGGTGGGCGATCGGCTGCTGTCCGCCTTTGGCCAGGATACCATCGATGCTCTCTTCTGGACGGCGACAGAACCAAAGAATTCCAAGCGGGAGCACTTTGGGGTACTCACGCACGTCCTCTTTACGCTAATCTATGTGTTTTTGCACAGCGGCCTGATCATGTTTCAG GCCACCTGTTTAAATGTGGCAGTGAACTCCAACAACAAGGGCCTGCTGACCATCATGATATCGAATAATTTTGTGGAGCTCAAAGGATCCGTGTTCAAGAAGTTTGACAAAAACAACCTCTTCCAGTTGACATGTAGCGATGTACGAGAGCGATTCCATCTTTCTGTGCTTTTGTTCATTGTGGTCATCCAGACCATGAAGGAGTTTGACTGGAGCATCACCCAGTTCTGTGTGATGCTGCCCGACTGCTTTGCCGTGCTGTTCACGGAAATCCTCATCGATTGGGTCAAGCATGCGTTTATCACGCGATTCAATGAGCTGCCGGAGAGCATCTATAGAGAGTACACGACCAGCTTGGCCTATGATATGACCCAGACCCGGCAAAAGCACGCCTTCTCAGACCATTCGGATTTGGTGGCCAGACGCATGGGGTTTATTCCATTTCCGCTGGCTGTGGTCTTGATTAAGGCCATCTACACAGCGGTCTCTTTCGAGAACCTAGCCGCCTGGCTACTCTTTCTGCTTGCCTATTTGTTTGCAATGGGGCTGCGAATTTGCCTGACCATCTGTGCGCTTGGCAAGGCCTGCAAACTAATGAAGGAACACCAGACAGAGCGGAACAGTTCTACACCGAGTAGCATGACCAATGTGCCTGTTATAGGCACAGCTGCTCCTGTCTCAACGGCTTCGACGGGCGGACAGAACCACaataacaatattaataacaacaatagcaTTGGCTCGAAGCCAGCACAAGTGACCACACTGTTGACACCGCCCAGTGCCGGCCATCTCGATGTGAGTAAGAATTTCTCACGAGCCTCAATCGCTTCCACATCCACGCCAAAGAAAGCGGCCAGTGAGCAGGAGTTGGATGTCACCAACTCATTGGAACTGGGTGCCACAGCTCTCTTCTCCAACAGCGATGTGGATCTGGACGATGTTTGCCTCAACGAGCAGGTGACAAACACCAATGCCAGTTCAGCCGTCCAGGAGGTTTACCAGGAGCAGGATCTGGTGCGCAGCCAACCGGATCTAATGCTGCTCAACAGTTCCGGCGACGGAGAGGCCAGTCCCAAGGCTAAGCAGGTCACACAGCGGTTGCCCAAGCGAACGCACAAACGTTCCGAGTCGGAGCCGGGCATTCCTAGCATGATGGAGAAGGGTGGGACTTCTGGACCTGCGGGCGGCAACCAAACGACACAGCTGTAG